The sequence aaaaacaaTAAGGTTCTCTAGCCCTCCCTACAGCCAGAACTGTGGCACAGGCTTGTAGCCTCTCAGAGCTAGACTTGGACATACTGGAGTCTGTGAACAAGTTGTTGCAACTTTTGCAGTGACGCAGAAATagcctgatgggaattggagccaaCGACGCTCATAGGGCCAGAGTTTCCTCGTTCATGCAATACGATTTGAATGCTAGGGCCATTTAGAATTCTCTGCCTTCTCTCATTGTACAGCTTGTACCCGGTGTTTATATTGGACCTGCCCTTGCCTCCCCTTGTTAACTTGCCAAAGCATTACCTCTAGGTTCAATGTGCAGCTGCAGGGGGGCTCCTATGTGTCAATGGGTAAGCCCAACAGGCCTCTCCAGTGCCTGGTGTGAACCGACAGTGTACCTTGGAAGTGGCCCCAGAATCTCCCCTCTACAATGCACAGGAGTTGCATGGCAGACTGCTGTGGAAGGAGTTCTTTGAAGGTAGATTGACCTTTTCCTCATCCGGGTAGCTGGTTGGCCTAAAAGCAGGGAACTGATCTTCCTCAGACTGAGCATCAAACAAGGCATAGGTGGAAAAGAGCTTCCATTTTAGTAGCAGGCAAGCAGTGAAATGTTGTATGGAGGAAATGGTGGGTTTGGGAGCACTAGTGGACAAAGGCTAAAAAAGAAACCTTGTCACTACCAGGGTGCCTAATGGAATATCAGACTACTTATGGTTGCGGGTATGTTTTTCTCCCCACAGTTAGTAGTCTGACCTGAATACATTTGTGTTAGAGTATTCCTGGTTAGTGTTTGAGCAAGTTCTCAAGGTGAGATGAAGACTGGGTTAGTCTGTAGCAGAGAATGAGAAACAGGACCCAGGTATGGGCCTTAGAGAGCAGACAACACCCACAGATATGCAGAAATTACCATATGTGACAATATATCATTATCATGTTTGTATTGACATGGTAAAGAATAACTGCTGCCTGGATTAGGTAGTTTAGAATACTAAGAAGTATGTTTTATCTACCAGTTGGAAATGACATTCAAAATATGTAGGAACTTGAAGGTTTGCATCAGACTAACTCATGTGGACTTTTCACCCCTCCAGACCCCTTTGCTGATGCAACTAAGGGTGACGACTTACTCCCGGCAGGGACTGAAGACTACATTCATATAAGGATCCAGCAACGAAACGGCAGAAAGACACTAACTACTGTTCAGGGAATTGCAGATGACTATGACAAAAAGAAGCTTGTGAAAGCCTTCAAAAAGGTAGCGTTGTTCTTCTTCTAGGTCCTGAATTTTTTGAGCTTGAAAGAGAAATTCATGTAAATTAAAAAATTTCCAGTGGGAAAGTGAAAGATCAAATGCTGCGACATGCGTGTTAAATGTTCTGGTTGAGACAGCTTTCCAGTATAAGACCATTTCAGATGTTGAATGCACTGACAGGAGCAGCCAGTCTtaactgaaaaaaaaatgtttgagcaGTGTGCTGGTCAATTTAGTTGCAATAACCAGCTTTCATGCTCTTTTCTACAATTGTCACTGTCTAGGAATGGATCCAGACCCTTTAAAATGACTTTAAAGCCACATAAGGAGATATATTGCTGCAAAAGGTAACCAGAAAGTTGTTCCTGGAACAAATAGCTCAGTACCGTGTTGCCTGTTTTTGACAATGCCAGTTGTGTTGCGGAGGAGGAATTGATGTTTTTACACCGAATTCTATTTTGAATATTCAGTTCTATATTTCTAGAACAGTAGTAAAAAAAGTGGGGAGACAAGCCTGGAGCAAAGAGGAAAAACCTTGGGAGGTGATATGGGAAGATACCGGAGGTTGGGTGTGGAGTGGAGCAAAATATAGTGTACTCATCTAGTTTGTGGTGGTCAGGTTATAGAGGGAAATGTGAAGTTGGGCCAGGACATTGATTTGACTCCTGCAGTTGATTTAGGCATTGCTGAGCTCTGCAATTCTAAGCTCCAAGCATCTAGGAACTTCTGCCAAAATCCATCACTAGAAAAGCATATATCTCAATTACTAGCAAAACCTTGGGAGCATGtcttctgaaggaaaaaaaaaataaccaaaataATGGATTTTGGTTCTCTTCTGAAAGTGATCTAAACATAATTTGCTACtgggtttttaaaagcattaaaccTTTCTTTGCAGAAATTTGCCTGTAATGGTACTGTGATTGAGCACCCTGAATACGGGGAAGTGATCCAGTTGCAAGGGGACCAGAGGAAGAACATTTGCCAATTCCTCCTAGAGGTCAGTCAGCTGAGGCTGCTTGCTCAAATGTTAAAATGCACTCGGAAGCCTATTTAAGCGAGACACTTTTGACTCTGAATGTAACATAACATGGCAGGGTTGAGTGAGTCACTACCCCTAGCTATGAGCCATATTGCTGCTTGGACTAAAAGGGTTGAGCTGAGTCATACTGGCAGCAAGGGGGAAGGAGTGCAACAGGCCTGACTTCAGCAGTCGGAGATATATATTTGAGCAGCTGGATTTTATCACAAGAAATTAACTTAATTAATTACATAAGGCACTGCTTGGTGCTTCTCTGAATGTAACCTAAAAGAATGGCTGCTGTAGATCCTCTTGTACCATAGGGGGGAACTGGTCCAGGGGGCAGGTGTGTTCTTCCAGGCTTCTCCCTtcagccctcaggactctcccaaaGCCAAACTCACTCCCTGGGTCCACGCCCCATACTAGGAGTTGCTCCActccctccttgagtgctttagTCTGCCTGAAACGAGTCCTTGAACAGTAATAATTCTTCATTGGATAGAATGTGTGTgtctgatttccccccacccaaggCTCTCTTGTAGCCAACTGTACAGAGGTAAGATTCACCTCCATTGGTCcactcatttttgcctctggcttgcAACCCATAGACAGTTGCACACCAGGAAGATGGCACACCTCAGACCAAAAAGAGTCCCCGTCCCCCCGCATTTTACATTGGTACAGTTTCATCTGTATGTTAACTTTCTCCATCTGCCTTGGGATTGATAAGTGTGTGACTTCATTTTTGTGTTGGACTTTCAGGTTGTAACTGCTGCGGGTTTACTGCCAtctccttctcttctgcaggttGGCATTGTCAAGGAAGAGCAGCTGAAAGTACATGGcttctaaaatgtgtgtgtttacatGAAGAACTTCTGCAGGTTTTGTTCTTGTTCAAGCTGGCTACTCTGTGAAAAATGATTCTTTGCAGTCGATGGACTTCCCATTCAAAATCTTATTTGCTTTTGCATGACTACAGAAAACATATGGAGTGTAGGCTAGAAACACATAAGAAAACTGCAGTAAGATGGTAACATGAGATCCTTGAGAATTTTAACACATTTCCAATGGAAATGTTCTACTGCTGATAGTTCAGTGTTTTACTTTTCACCTGATTTAAATGTTGTATTAAAACCATGTGTGTTGCAGCTTAAATAAAAACGTCTCTTATCTTAAAACCCCTGAGTGCTTAGGATGCATTAAACAAGAGCCTTCATTGAATCATAAGCATGTTAGTAGCTTCTTAACTTCCTGGTAAACTAAGTAAAATCTGAGAAGAAAACAGCCAACACAAACACATGTAAATATACTTTGATTGTAAGCGTTGCCAAAGATTGCATAACAGACTGCATTGGGTAAAAATGTAGTTTATCATCCTTAATCCTGGCCTCTGGCAGTGGAAATTCTGTTGAATGTTCTTGTAGTAGTGTCAACTGCTGCTGCTTTATCAGCGAGATACTCCTTCCTAGCTTCAGGTTGGGAGAATCATGCGTTATGAAGAATTTGATGCTTGAATGCTGACTCGTAGAATTAACAAGGATTCTTGGAGAGCctacagcaggggttggcaaggtttacctcacctgggccggttcactcccaccGAAAtcgctccatgggccagattgcagctgcacagacgcgatttccagcacggtggaagtgagtccccgctccgcactgtgctggtttagcgcagcacacggGGACTCGCTGAGTGGGCGGCTCCGTTCGGAGGCAGCTTGTGGGTgtttaaacgacccctgtgggctgcttgtggccagtgggcctcaggttgcccacccctggccTACAGTATTCTGTGGAATTCCATATCACATTCAAATAGCTTCTGGAGAATTCAACCAACTGCTGATCTCTCTCTAAACCAGTCATCTAGGTCTTACTTGAACTTTTTGGAAGTTCTCATGAATGTATATGTTGGTAAGCTTGAATTCATGCTGAAGTAAATGCTGATGCTGTATCTACCCACTAAATCTGGCAGGAGAAGTAAATGAAGTTTGCTTGGAATTCAGGATCAACACAGTGAATCCTATTCCTCAAGGTCTGAAGGCACAAAGGGGTTTTGAAATTATTCCCAGATGCGATTACTTATGGTGGGTGCCAATCTCTTAGCCTGCTCAGAAAAATGTGGACATCCATGTAACCATTCTTGGTTTAGCTGATGTTGCAAACTATTAGGCAGCTGCCGACATTTATACTACAACCTCTGCATGAATACTGACAATATCTGCTCTTACAATGCCAATTCACAGCATGGCTCAGTTGGTTCTCCAGGCTGCATGAAGCACCTTTGTTATTTTCAGTCTGGGTTATTCACCACACACTTGTTGCCATGAGCCGGGATGAAAATGAAGAGGAAGTCTTGGAAGAACTGGTTTCAAGCTGAACTAGATTCTAGGAGTTTATTAGTAGCTAGCTACTGTTAATTACTATAGCTTCAGCTGTTGTCCATGACCACTACTGGGTCATAGCCTGAccaaaggtggggtggggagtgactAGCAGTAAGACCACCATTTAATTATATGCTAAAATGTCAAGAAACTGGTACCCAATTGCACATGGGGTCTAAAGGTGGATGCACAGTTTAGAGACTACTGCTTTAGCCAGACAAACGGCATTCATTGCTTGAAGTGTCTTGTAAACCTATGACTTAGTTCTATCTGATTGAATGTACCAGCTGAAGAAACATTTGAGAGGAACTACTGCATGTAAAAAAGTGGTATTAAACTCTGCTGGTTGCTGCATGACCTTGAAAAATGGCTATAGGATAGCACTCTGAAAGAGCAAGGGAAATTTGACTTGTTTAAATTTGTCAGAATAAATTCCACCTTGTAATGGAGGGGATCACTGCTATAACATATTAACCAGATACTTTGAGAAAGCTGGGTAGTGACCTGTTTCTGACAGGGAAGGTGTCTGGGAATCCTATTCTGTGAACTCAGCAAATCAGTAAATCTCTTCAAGGGATCATTCTTTGGTTTTCTATCGAAAAATATAACTACTTCCTGTGACTCGGGCATTGAGTTTTCACTAAGAATACTAGACAAGCatattttgatttggtttttagcttcatttattttaattattattttaaaatgttttcaataGTTGCTTTTAATGGTTTCCTCCTggtaattttactgttttattctttttaaaaaccactttgaAGTTGTATGACATTCAGGCTGCATATAAATCTTGTGAGATGAAATGATAACACACACTGCAAAACCTCTGCTTCGTTTGTCTGTGGTTCCCCTGGCAAATGATCTCAGGAAATGTCACTGAGTTTGCATCTTTATGAATAGGACCAGGTTTGACCTCTTAGGGGGAAATTCAGAAATGTGTTGTCATTTACATGTTAAATCTACACTATCTGGGTGTGTCCCTTGGCTTCACTTCCAATAGCACAAGTAGCTGTGTTTTGTGGACACTGGGAAGCGGAAAACACCCTTCTGTAAGGTTCATGCAAACAGTGCACATGCTTGCTTTGAAGAGGAATCCATGCTTTCTCCGCTCTACGTTAAGTCAATCAAATACAATAGTCAATTGTTAATTAGATTGGTTTAGCACTGAATGTTGTTTTGATTGTACATCCTCCTAGCTATAGGAAGGGAAACCCCAATGGGCTATAACTGGTGAAGGAGTTAGGTGCTTGCCAGTTTAAACTAAGCCCCAACAGCTGGGTAGCATTTTAACCAGGTGTCCAAGGTGAGATACCAATATATTAAACTGGAAGCAATGTGTGTCCTACTATTCACATCCAGTGTTTCCTCCAGTCCCAGAAACTGGTTGTGGATGCTGCGATTCCTTTGGATGGACTGCTGTCAATCCCCATTTCCCTGGCTAGCCGGAATATCGGCTATCATAACTGGTGGTTCCTGTGGCTGCTAATTGCCACCCAAAATTAGATACTGTCTTGCCAtaagaagagaaaggagaagctAGGAAGCAGTCACATGCCTTCACTACCTCCTCAAGATGACCACCCTTGCCCCAAATCAGTCAGCTAGACTGCTAGAGAGGCCTCTAATACTGCCTGCTGCTTATCACGTGCTGCTGGAAGCCTACAATAATATGCTGCTTGCCTTTAATAGCAGAAGAGAAGGCTAGAAAAGGGAAAGTTTGTCTTCCTccagcctcatgaggagcctcttcagtggagCTGAAGAGGCTGGAAAGGGCCTTGTAGGGAGTGGCCTTCATGCCCCACAGCCGGGCGATGTTCCTccagcctcatgaggagcctaTTCAGTGGGGCTGGCTGAGTCTTGGCCtagccccctaggccaggtggaaagggccttgcgggGAGTAGCCTTCACGCCCCACAGCCAGGCAATGTTCCTCCGGCCTCGTGAGGAGCCTCtgaatgcatttcatttttttcctgactCATGCCTCACACTGGGGATTTGGGGATGGCACAAGTATTTGTCTTTAAagaggcatttttattttatttttaaaaaattgtttttggtTGCTTGGTGCCCATTTTTAACTTTTCCTTTCTGTGCTTGCTCTGCTTGGTTGCTTCATGTCAGTCAGTCTTTAGGATTCGCAGCAGAAACCTAtgtatgcttactcagaagtcagtctcaCTATGCTCAGTTGGGCTTACTCACAGGTGAGTGTGCAAAGGATGGCAGACTTTGCTGCCTTCCCTgggtctttttaaaattaatttcaggATTAATTAATGTGTGTCTTAACGTGTGT is a genomic window of Lacerta agilis isolate rLacAgi1 chromosome 12, rLacAgi1.pri, whole genome shotgun sequence containing:
- the EIF1B gene encoding eukaryotic translation initiation factor 1b isoform X2 → MSTIQNLQSFDPFADATKGDDLLPAGTEDYIHIRIQQRNGRKTLTTVQGIADDYDKKKLVKAFKKKFACNGTVIEHPEYGEVIQLQGDQRKNICQFLLEVGIVKEEQLKVHGF
- the EIF1B gene encoding eukaryotic translation initiation factor 1b isoform X1, which encodes MSTIQNLQSFDPFADATKGDDLLPAGTEDYIHIRIQQRNGRKTLTTVQGIADDYDKKKLVKAFKKKFACNGTVIEHPEYGEVIQLQGDQRKNICQFLLEVVTAAGLLPSPSLLQVGIVKEEQLKVHGF